CAACCTAGTTCTTTTTCAACTTTggtattatattattatatttttattcatgttatttgtaaattttttgctTTACATATCAAATTTGCCTATCTAGTAAATTTGGTGCCTACAATAAAAACTGTAAGAATATAAGCTTCTAACACTTGGAGTTCCAATGGTATATGAGATGTATAAGAGAATTGAGTCAATTCAATTATCAGCAATTGAGTTTAAATTGGAGGCATATAAAATTTTGACATGGTATCAAAGACTGAACACACTTTACAACCTGCACCAAAATCAATCTGGTCCATCAAAGGAGATCCGATCTATCATAAATTGGCATGACCTGAATTTTTCGGACAGTCTGACTTGAACAAAATCATTTATGGAGACCATCATTTGGAAGGAGCGTATGCATAACGAGAATATAATTTTGATGGgaaaaaagtaatttataaaggACTTATAGACTGATATGTTTATTGTCAATTAGTTTTACatgaaacttaacaaaaagGTTCCTGAAAGTAAAAAGTTGTGATTCTAACTTTTACTGTAACAGGGAGACTTGGATCTGATGGAAGATCTTGGAGTTAATAGCTATCGCTTTTCTTTATCGTGGGCTCGGATTCTTCCAAGTGAGAATATTTGTTTTCCATTTCCCTTGATCTAAAGTCTTTTTTCATTCTTTTCAAAACCCTTTTGCGTTTGCAAGAGGGAAGATTTGGAGATGTGAACATGGAAGGTATTAATCATTACAACAGAATGATCAATGCTATTCTCAAAAGAGGTAATAATTGATAGATTCTCTCGAAAAAAGTACAACCAAAACTTAGCTCAATATCATTCACAGGGATGGAGCCATTTGTCACGTTGACACATTATGACATGCCTCAAGAACTCGAATGTAGATACGGAAGTTGGCTAAAACCGCAAATCCGGTAATTAAGTATATGTTCACTGTTTACACACACATGTTACACGCCTAGGTGACAAAActgacaaaaaatattgtttttctaGGGAAGATTTCGAACATTACGCAGAGATATGCTTCCGACACTTTGGGAATAGAGTTAAGTTCTGGACTACGTTTAACGAATCGAACGTTCAAGTGATTTTGGGTTATCGTAAAGGGACTTACCCGCCATCACGTTGTTCCAAAACTTTCGCAAACTGCACACGTGGCGGTTCCGACATAGAGCCACTTGTCGCTGCTCATAATATCATCCGCTCACATTTTGCCGCGGTCAGCTTATACCGGGAAAGATTTCAGGTAACCATACATGAAACTACAGAACGGTTTAACTCAGTCAGTATAGCCGGTTCTGGGCACAACCAATTGAAACATTCGTCTTGGATCCTAAATTTTAAAGAGCTAGCTATTATACATAGGTCATAGGTCGCATCACGTATGGCCTCTAAAttgtcgatttttttttatcaagataGATAGTGTTATGTTTATGGTCCCATAAATCTCAGAACCGGTCCTAAGTTAGTGTCGATTTCATTTATATAGGAACAAGGAGGAAAGATCGGTATTGTTATGAACGCGATCTGGTTTGAACCGGTTAGTGACTCTTTAGCAGATAGTTTAGCTGCTGAGAGAGCTCAAGCTTTCTACTTGACTTGGTAAGATTCTGATTTCAACCTTATAACTAATTAGTATCGAACTTTTAACCTATTGAAAGAGTGCAAAAAATGTAGGTTCTTAGACCCGATTGTGTTTGGAAGATATCCAAGAGAAATGCAATAAATTCTTGGACAAGATCTTCCGAAGTTTACGAGGGATGATCTTAAAAGCTCAAAGAATGGATTAGACTTCATTGGGATTAATCAGTACACAAGCAGATACGCTAAAGATTGTCTGCACTCAGTATGTGAACCGGGCAAAGGAGGTTCCAGAGCTGAAGGTTTCGTCCATTCAAACGCTCTTAAAGACGGTTTACCTTTAGGAGAACCGGTAATATGTAGACCAACCagttcaaaataaaacatagtacTTTCAGAAACACCTTTGAGgttgttttttttggtgtgtATGGTAATGACGCAGACCGGAGTAAACTGGTTTAATGTTTATCCTCAAGGAATGGAAGAAATGTTGATGTATGCAACAGAGCGATACAGAAACATTCCATTGTATGTAACAGAAAATGGTAAGGATGTGCCGTAAGCTAAGCTAAACTGTGTATGAGTTACAGTGCCGTCTCAAATTATTTTATAGgcctttttcaaaaatattattttctaattatttgaATGGTAAGtcttatatttgtaaatacatCTAAAAACTTAACGTTTTAGtccttaatttatatatttattgtaaacaattcttagttttttttctatttttaat
The Brassica napus cultivar Da-Ae chromosome A1, Da-Ae, whole genome shotgun sequence DNA segment above includes these coding regions:
- the LOC106347900 gene encoding LOW QUALITY PROTEIN: beta-glucosidase 47 (The sequence of the model RefSeq protein was modified relative to this genomic sequence to represent the inferred CDS: deleted 1 base in 1 codon; substituted 1 base at 1 genomic stop codon) — encoded protein: METKPSMYLSLISFWFLCSPITIITLASSSSTWYDDHISLREVSQEENFNFGKDFLFGTASSAYQYEGAYLTGGKTLSNWDVFTSISGKIADGSQGKVSVDHYHRYPGDLDLMEDLGVNSYRFSLSWARILPKGRFGDVNMEGINHYNRMINAILKRGMEPFVTLTHYDMPQELECRYGSWLKPQIREDFEHYAEICFRHFGNRVKFWTTFNESNVQVILGYRKGTYPPSRCSKTFANCTRGGSDIEPLVAAHNIIRSHFAAVSLYRERFQEQGGKIGIVMNAIWFEPVSDSLADSLAAERAQAFYLTWFLDPIVFGRYPREMQXILGQDLPKFTRDDLKSSKNGLDFIGINQYTSRYAKDCLHSVCEPGKGGSRAEGFVHSNALKDGLPLGEPTGVNWFNVYPQGMEEMLMYATERYRNIPLYVTENGKDVP